One genomic window of Ottowia oryzae includes the following:
- a CDS encoding NUDIX hydrolase, with translation MSTTPSLTPLPLFDPRLVPVRAESSTLPPVPRDRLSAEALRQRFQHPPPWQPEVRQEPRFADRAPAAAAVLVPLVERPGGLTVLLTERTTNLSTHSGQVAFPGGKVDPEDADVTAAALREAREEVDLRPEFTEVIGQLPVYVTGTQFIVTPVVALVRPGFVLHLNPSEVAQAFEVPLAFLMDPAHHRRHRLEWDGHAREWYSMPYIDAAQASVGSGETPRGAPEGVEHFIWGATAGMLRNLYRFLSA, from the coding sequence ATGAGCACCACGCCTTCCTTGACGCCACTGCCGCTGTTCGACCCCCGCCTGGTGCCCGTGCGCGCCGAATCATCCACGCTGCCGCCGGTGCCGCGCGACCGCCTTTCGGCCGAGGCACTGCGCCAGCGTTTTCAGCACCCTCCGCCGTGGCAGCCCGAGGTGCGGCAAGAGCCGCGCTTTGCCGATCGCGCGCCCGCCGCCGCGGCGGTGCTGGTGCCGCTGGTCGAGCGCCCGGGTGGCCTGACGGTGCTGCTGACCGAGCGCACGACCAACCTGTCCACCCACTCGGGCCAGGTGGCGTTTCCGGGGGGCAAGGTCGATCCTGAAGACGCCGACGTGACCGCCGCCGCGCTGCGCGAAGCGCGCGAAGAGGTGGATCTGCGCCCCGAGTTCACCGAGGTGATCGGGCAGTTGCCCGTGTATGTCACCGGTACCCAATTCATCGTGACCCCCGTCGTTGCGCTGGTGCGGCCGGGTTTTGTCTTGCACCTGAACCCCAGCGAGGTGGCCCAGGCGTTTGAAGTGCCGCTGGCGTTCTTGATGGACCCTGCGCACCACCGCCGGCACCGCCTGGAGTGGGATGGCCATGCGCGGGAGTGGTATTCGATGCCCTACATCGACGCGGCGCAGGCCTCCGTGGGCAGTGGCGAAACGCCGCGCGGTGCGCCTGAGGGCGTGGAGCACTTCATCTGGGGCGCCACGGCCGGCATGTTGCGCAACCTCTACCGCTTCTTGTCCGCCTGA
- a CDS encoding CobD/CbiB family protein: MAFFAIVIALLLEQVRPLGQGNAAVAALRRWVRGAGRAVDAGGHHHAWLAWALAVLMPALAALGVYLFLHWLGGWPLALAWNVAVLYVTLGFRQFSYHFTGIRDALDAGDEERARQLLARWQQVDASALPRSEIVRHVIEYSVLAAHRHVFGVLTWYCLLAALGLGPAGAVFYRNAAFAAGYWGRKGDSADQPVSQALRSAAAAAWRAIDWLPARTTALAFAIVGSFEDAIDTWRQHAAQFADGNDGVILAATSGAIGVRLGGATLKPVAVANTAAAPGQPALGPVDLEGDALPGDAPTSRHFNQVIGLVWRAVALWLLLLVLLSLAHVLG, encoded by the coding sequence ATGGCATTTTTTGCAATCGTGATTGCGCTGCTGCTGGAGCAGGTGCGCCCGCTGGGTCAGGGCAATGCCGCCGTGGCCGCCCTGCGCCGCTGGGTGCGCGGCGCAGGGCGTGCGGTAGACGCGGGTGGCCACCACCACGCGTGGCTGGCCTGGGCGCTGGCCGTGCTGATGCCAGCGCTGGCGGCGCTGGGCGTGTACCTGTTTCTGCACTGGCTGGGCGGGTGGCCGTTGGCGCTGGCGTGGAACGTGGCGGTGCTTTACGTCACGCTGGGCTTTCGCCAGTTCAGCTACCACTTCACCGGCATCCGCGATGCGCTGGATGCGGGCGACGAAGAGCGCGCCCGGCAGCTGCTGGCGCGCTGGCAGCAGGTGGACGCCAGCGCGTTGCCGCGCAGCGAGATCGTCCGCCACGTCATCGAATACTCCGTGCTGGCCGCGCACCGGCATGTGTTTGGCGTGCTGACCTGGTACTGCCTGCTGGCGGCGCTGGGCTTGGGGCCCGCCGGGGCGGTGTTCTATCGCAACGCCGCGTTCGCCGCCGGGTACTGGGGGCGCAAGGGCGATTCGGCCGACCAGCCCGTCAGCCAGGCGCTGCGCAGCGCCGCCGCCGCCGCATGGCGCGCCATCGACTGGCTACCCGCGCGCACCACCGCGCTGGCCTTTGCCATCGTCGGCAGTTTTGAGGACGCCATCGACACCTGGCGCCAGCACGCCGCGCAGTTTGCGGACGGCAACGACGGCGTGATTCTGGCTGCCACGTCGGGCGCCATCGGCGTGCGGCTGGGCGGGGCCACGCTCAAACCCGTTGCCGTGGCGAACACCGCGGCGGCGCCGGGCCAGCCTGCGTTGGGCCCGGTCGACCTGGAGGGCGACGCGCTGCCCGGCGATGCCCCGACCAGCAGGCACTTCAACCAGGTGATCGGCCTGGTCTGGCGCGCCGTGGCCTTGTGGCTGCTGCTGCTGGTGCTGCTGAGCCTGGCCCATGTGCTGGGTTAA
- a CDS encoding CaiB/BaiF CoA transferase family protein, giving the protein MTASPTPNPRLPLTGLRVVEFTHMVMGPTCGQVLADLGAEVIKVEPIHGDRTRHLLGSGAGFFPMFNRGKKSIAIDLHRPEGAAVARRLAASADVVAENFKPGTMQKYGLDYASLSAQNPRVIYVSCKGFLPGPYEHRTALDEVVQMMGGLAYMTGRPGDPLRAGTSVNDIMGGMFGAIGALGALIQRGITGKGQEVQSALFENNVFLVGQHMLQYAITGQPAAPMPDRISAWAVYDVFTVKDGEQIFLAAVSDAQWKTFCQVLGFDDLLADARLADNNARVRLRPELMPILRERLAQRSAQALAELFEGAGLPYAPIRKPEELYDDPHLLATGGLAEVTLTDGDRVGQTARTTLLPFTLDGQRLGAGAQPPHMGQDTGEVLSALGYSAEDIAALKAARAVA; this is encoded by the coding sequence ATGACCGCATCCCCCACGCCCAACCCCCGCCTGCCGCTGACCGGCCTGCGCGTGGTCGAATTCACGCACATGGTCATGGGCCCCACTTGCGGGCAGGTGCTGGCCGACCTGGGCGCCGAGGTGATCAAGGTCGAGCCGATTCATGGCGACCGCACGCGCCATTTGCTGGGCTCTGGGGCGGGCTTCTTCCCCATGTTCAACCGCGGCAAGAAGAGCATCGCCATCGACCTGCACCGACCTGAAGGCGCCGCCGTGGCCCGCCGCCTGGCCGCCAGCGCCGACGTGGTGGCCGAAAACTTCAAGCCCGGCACCATGCAGAAATATGGCCTGGACTACGCCAGCCTGTCCGCGCAGAACCCGCGGGTGATCTACGTCAGCTGCAAGGGCTTTCTACCCGGCCCTTATGAGCACCGCACCGCGCTGGACGAGGTGGTGCAGATGATGGGCGGCCTGGCCTACATGACTGGCCGGCCGGGCGACCCGCTGCGCGCCGGCACCAGCGTGAACGACATCATGGGCGGCATGTTTGGCGCCATCGGCGCGCTGGGCGCGCTGATTCAGCGCGGCATCACCGGCAAGGGGCAGGAAGTGCAAAGCGCCTTGTTTGAAAACAACGTGTTCCTAGTGGGCCAGCACATGCTGCAGTACGCCATCACCGGCCAGCCTGCGGCGCCCATGCCGGACCGCATTTCCGCCTGGGCCGTGTACGACGTGTTCACCGTCAAGGACGGCGAGCAGATCTTCCTGGCCGCCGTCAGCGACGCGCAATGGAAAACCTTTTGCCAGGTGCTGGGCTTTGACGATCTGCTGGCCGACGCGCGCCTGGCCGACAACAACGCACGCGTGCGCCTGCGGCCGGAGCTGATGCCCATCCTGCGCGAACGGCTGGCCCAGCGCAGTGCGCAAGCGCTGGCCGAGCTGTTTGAAGGCGCCGGGCTGCCGTACGCGCCGATCCGCAAACCCGAAGAGCTCTACGACGACCCGCACCTTCTGGCTACCGGCGGCCTGGCCGAAGTCACGCTGACCGACGGCGATCGTGTGGGCCAGACCGCCCGCACCACGCTGCTGCCGTTCACCCTGGACGGCCAGCGCCTGGGTGCCGGGGCCCA